One genomic window of Microtus ochrogaster isolate Prairie Vole_2 chromosome 14 unlocalized genomic scaffold, MicOch1.0 chr14_random_2, whole genome shotgun sequence includes the following:
- the Golt1b gene encoding vesicle transport protein GOT1B isoform X1, whose translation MISLTDTQKIGMGLTGFGVFFLFFGMILFFDKALLAIGNVLFVAGLAFVIGLERTFRFFFQKQKVKATGFFLGGVFVVLIGWPLIGMIFEIYGFFLLFRGFFPVVVGFIRRVPVLGSLLNLPGIRSFVDKVGESNNMV comes from the exons ATGATCTCCCTCACGGACACGCAGA AAATCGGCATGGGCTTAACAGGATTTGGAGTGTTTTTCCTGTTCTTTGGAATGATTCTCTTTTTTGACAAAGCACTGCTGGCTATTGGAAAT GTTCTGTTTGTGGCTGGCTTGGCTTTTGTAATTGGTCTAGAAAGAACATTCAGATTCTTCTTCCAGAAACAAAAAGTGAAGGCCACTGGATTTTTCCTGGGTGGTGTGTTCGTGGTTCTTATTGGTTGGCCTTTGATAGGCATGATCTTCGAAATTTAtggattctttcttttgttcag GGGCTTCTTTCCTGTGGTCGTTGGCTTTATCAGAAGAGTGCCTGTCCTAGGATCCCTCCTAAATCTACCTGGAATCAGATCG TTTGTAGATAAAGTTGGAGAAAGCAACAACATGGTATAA
- the Golt1b gene encoding vesicle transport protein GOT1B isoform X2 gives MISLTDTQKIGMGLTGFGVFFLFFGMILFFDKALLAIGNVLFVAGLAFVIGLERTFRFFFQKQKVKATGFFLGGVFVVLIGWPLIGMIFEIYGFFLLFRGFFPVVVGFIRRVPVLGSLLNLPGIRSTT, from the exons ATGATCTCCCTCACGGACACGCAGA AAATCGGCATGGGCTTAACAGGATTTGGAGTGTTTTTCCTGTTCTTTGGAATGATTCTCTTTTTTGACAAAGCACTGCTGGCTATTGGAAAT GTTCTGTTTGTGGCTGGCTTGGCTTTTGTAATTGGTCTAGAAAGAACATTCAGATTCTTCTTCCAGAAACAAAAAGTGAAGGCCACTGGATTTTTCCTGGGTGGTGTGTTCGTGGTTCTTATTGGTTGGCCTTTGATAGGCATGATCTTCGAAATTTAtggattctttcttttgttcag GGGCTTCTTTCCTGTGGTCGTTGGCTTTATCAGAAGAGTGCCTGTCCTAGGATCCCTCCTAAATCTACCTGGAATCAGATCG ACCACATAG
- the Spx gene encoding spexin → MKGPSSLVMTALALLLVLSVLGNCSGAPQRLFERRNWTPQAMLYLKGAQGRRFISDQGRRKELADRPPPERRNPDLQLLTLPEAAALLLASLQKPQEDEGGNFDQSRFLKDRLLNW, encoded by the exons ATGAAG GGCCCCAGCAGCCTGGTGATGACAGCCTTGGCCCTTCTCCTGGTGCTGTCTGTCCTGGGAAACTGCAGCGGCGCTCCGCAG AGACTCTTTGAAAGGAGGAACTGGACCCCCCAAGCTATGCTCTACCTGAAGGGCGCTC AGGGCCGTCGCTTCATCTCAGACCAGGGCCGCAGGAAGGAGCTCGCTGACCGGCCGCCTCCAG AAAGACGAAACCCGGATCTTCAACTGCTGACTCTCCCAGAGGCTGCAGCCCTGTTGCTGGCTTCCTTGCAGAAACCACAAGAAG atGAAGGAGGAAATTTTGATCAAAGCAGATTCCTGAAAGACAGACTGCTGAACTGGTGA